In a single window of the candidate division WOR-3 bacterium genome:
- a CDS encoding S-adenosylmethionine:tRNA ribosyltransferase-isomerase, translated as MIKINGKNIALFPSKPRDSCNLMVLNLEEKKIIHSKFYNLHKFLKKGDLIIVNNTKVIPAKIFGRKNTGGKVEALFVKKIDEKRFYSLLKGKNVKNFYVGEFRLKVIGKNKFYIIEIENGNIDKLLKKYGKMPLPPYIKRKPLKKDEFYYNSIFAKKEGSIAAPTASLHFTERLIKKLKK; from the coding sequence ATGATAAAAATAAATGGAAAAAATATTGCCCTTTTTCCTTCAAAACCCAGAGATTCCTGCAATTTGATGGTTTTAAATCTGGAGGAAAAAAAAATTATACACTCAAAATTTTATAATCTTCATAAATTTTTAAAAAAAGGAGACCTCATAATAGTAAATAATACTAAAGTAATACCCGCAAAAATTTTTGGAAGAAAAAATACAGGTGGAAAAGTAGAAGCACTTTTTGTTAAAAAAATTGATGAAAAAAGATTTTATTCCCTTTTAAAAGGAAAAAATGTTAAAAATTTTTATGTGGGAGAATTTAGATTAAAAGTTATTGGGAAAAACAAATTTTATATTATTGAAATAGAAAATGGAAATATTGATAAACTTTTAAAAAAATATGGAAAAATGCCTTTACCTCCATATATTAAAAGAAAACCTTTAAAAAAAGATGAATTCTATTATAACTCAATATTTGCAAAAAAAGAAGGCTCAATAGCAGCTCCCACTGCTTCCTTACATTTTACTGAAAGACTTATAAAAAAATTAAAAAAAG